From Streptomyces zhihengii, the proteins below share one genomic window:
- the recG gene encoding ATP-dependent DNA helicase RecG, which produces MESVPALDEPLKNALGAATAKVMAEHLDLHTLGDLLHHYPRRYAERGELTSLAELPLDEHVTVVAQVADARVLTFNQGRGRRLEVTITDGYGRLQLVFFGKGVHKPQKDLLPGTRAMFAGKVSLFNRKLQLSHPAYEPLSGEASAADAVDAFAGRQIPIYPACKQLESWKISKAVDAVLDRAAEAVDPLPAALRDGRGLVPLPEALRKIHRPRTKADIAEARDRLKWDEAFVLQVALARRRFADTQLPAVPRRPVPGGMLEAFDARLPFTLTDGQRKVSKEIFDDLATEHPMHRLLQGEVGSGKTMVALRAMLAVVDAGGQAAMLAPTEVLAQQHHRSIVEMMGELAEGGMLGGAEHATKVVLLTGSMGAAARRQALLDLVTGEAGVVIGTHALIEDKVRFHDLGLVVVDEQHRFGVEQRDALRSKGKQPPHLLVMTATPIPRTVAMTVFGDLETSVLDQLPAGRSPIASHVVPAADKPHFLSRAWERVREEVSGGHQAYVVCPRIGDDEDEKAAGKKPSGDDAEKRPPLAVLEVAEQLAAGPLAGLRVEVLHGRMAPEDKDAVMRRFAAGDTDVLVATTVIEVGVNVPNATAMVIMDADRFGVSQLHQLRGRVGRGSAPGLCLLVTEMPEASPARARLGSVAATLDGFELSRIDLEQRREGDVLGQAQSGVRSSLRMLAVIEDEEVIAAAREEATAVVRADPGLESLPGLRTALDALLDAEREQYLDKG; this is translated from the coding sequence ATGGAGAGCGTGCCCGCGCTCGACGAACCACTCAAGAACGCGCTCGGAGCCGCCACCGCCAAGGTGATGGCCGAGCATCTCGACCTCCACACCCTCGGCGACCTGCTGCACCACTACCCCCGGCGGTACGCGGAGCGCGGCGAGCTGACCTCGCTCGCCGAACTGCCCCTCGACGAGCACGTCACCGTGGTCGCCCAGGTCGCCGACGCCCGGGTGCTGACGTTCAACCAGGGCCGCGGCAGACGGCTGGAGGTGACCATCACGGACGGCTACGGCCGGCTCCAGCTCGTCTTCTTCGGCAAGGGGGTGCACAAGCCCCAGAAGGACCTGCTGCCCGGCACCCGCGCGATGTTCGCCGGCAAGGTCTCCCTGTTCAACCGCAAGCTCCAGCTCTCCCACCCGGCCTACGAACCGCTGTCGGGCGAGGCGAGCGCCGCCGACGCCGTGGACGCCTTCGCCGGCCGGCAGATCCCGATCTACCCGGCCTGCAAGCAGCTGGAGTCCTGGAAGATCTCCAAGGCCGTCGACGCCGTCCTGGACCGGGCCGCGGAGGCCGTCGACCCGCTGCCCGCCGCCCTCCGCGACGGCCGGGGCCTGGTCCCGCTCCCCGAGGCGCTGCGGAAGATCCACCGGCCGCGCACCAAGGCGGACATCGCCGAGGCGCGGGACCGCCTCAAGTGGGACGAGGCGTTCGTCCTCCAGGTCGCCCTCGCCCGCAGGCGGTTCGCGGACACCCAGCTCCCCGCCGTGCCCCGGCGCCCCGTCCCCGGCGGCATGCTGGAGGCCTTCGACGCCCGCCTGCCGTTCACCCTCACCGACGGCCAGCGCAAGGTCAGCAAGGAGATCTTCGACGACCTCGCGACCGAGCACCCGATGCACCGCCTCCTCCAGGGCGAGGTGGGCTCGGGCAAGACGATGGTCGCGCTGCGCGCCATGCTCGCCGTCGTCGACGCGGGCGGCCAGGCCGCGATGCTCGCGCCGACGGAGGTCCTGGCCCAGCAGCACCACCGCTCGATCGTGGAGATGATGGGCGAGCTCGCCGAGGGCGGCATGCTGGGCGGCGCCGAGCACGCCACCAAGGTGGTGCTGCTCACCGGCTCCATGGGCGCCGCAGCCCGGCGCCAGGCCCTCCTCGACCTGGTCACCGGCGAGGCCGGGGTCGTGATCGGCACCCACGCGCTGATCGAGGACAAGGTCAGGTTCCACGACCTGGGCCTGGTCGTCGTCGACGAACAGCACCGCTTCGGCGTCGAGCAGCGCGACGCGCTGCGCTCCAAGGGCAAGCAGCCGCCGCATCTGCTGGTGATGACGGCCACGCCCATTCCGCGCACGGTCGCGATGACGGTCTTCGGCGACCTGGAGACCTCCGTGCTCGACCAGCTCCCCGCCGGGCGTTCGCCCATCGCCAGCCATGTGGTGCCCGCCGCCGACAAGCCGCACTTCCTGTCCCGCGCCTGGGAGCGGGTGCGCGAGGAGGTGTCCGGCGGCCACCAGGCGTACGTCGTCTGCCCGCGTATCGGCGACGACGAGGACGAGAAGGCGGCAGGGAAGAAGCCGTCCGGCGACGACGCGGAGAAGCGCCCACCGCTCGCGGTCCTGGAGGTCGCGGAACAGCTTGCCGCCGGCCCGCTCGCGGGCCTGCGCGTCGAGGTGCTGCACGGACGGATGGCTCCGGAGGACAAGGACGCGGTGATGCGCCGGTTCGCCGCGGGCGACACCGACGTGCTGGTCGCCACCACCGTCATCGAGGTCGGGGTGAACGTGCCGAACGCCACCGCCATGGTGATCATGGACGCCGACCGCTTCGGCGTCTCCCAGCTCCACCAGCTCCGCGGCCGGGTCGGCCGGGGCTCCGCCCCGGGGCTGTGCCTGCTGGTCACCGAGATGCCCGAGGCGAGCCCGGCGCGTGCCCGGCTCGGCTCGGTCGCCGCCACCCTCGACGGCTTCGAGCTCTCCCGGATCGACCTGGAGCAGCGCCGCGAGGGCGATGTGCTCGGCCAGGCCCAGTCCGGCGTGCGCTCCAGTCTGCGGATGCTCGCCGTCATCGAGGACGAGGAGGTCATCGCCGCCGCCCGGGAGGAGGCCACCGCCGTGGTGCGCGCGGACCCGGGGCTGGAGAGCCTGCCCGGTCTGCGGACGGCGCTGGACGCCCTGCTGGACGCCGAGCGCGAGCAGTACCTCGACAAGGGCTGA
- the rpmF gene encoding 50S ribosomal protein L32 gives MAVPKRKMSRSNTRHRRSQWKAAVPTLVSCERCQEPKLQHIACPSCGTYNKRQVLEV, from the coding sequence GTGGCTGTTCCGAAGCGGAAGATGTCGCGCAGCAACACGCGCCACCGCCGGTCGCAGTGGAAGGCTGCGGTCCCCACCCTGGTTTCGTGTGAGCGTTGCCAGGAGCCGAAGCTGCAGCACATCGCGTGCCCGAGCTGCGGCACCTACAACAAGCGCCAGGTCCTCGAGGTCTGA
- the rsmD gene encoding 16S rRNA (guanine(966)-N(2))-methyltransferase RsmD: MTRVIAGAAGGRRLAVPPGNGTRPTSDRAREGLFSSWEAQLGTLTGTRIADLYAGSGAVGLEALSRGAVHALLVEADARAARTVRENVRALGLPGAEVRAGRAEQVVAGPAPEQPYDIVFLDPPYAVTDDDLREILLTLRRGGWLADDAIATVERSTRGGEFDWPPGFDAVRARRYGEGTLWYGRAASTCEDAP, from the coding sequence ATGACCCGCGTGATCGCCGGTGCAGCCGGCGGACGCCGCCTGGCGGTGCCGCCGGGCAACGGCACCCGCCCCACCTCCGACCGCGCCCGGGAAGGCCTCTTCTCCAGCTGGGAGGCGCAGCTCGGCACGCTCACCGGGACGCGGATCGCCGACCTCTACGCCGGATCGGGCGCCGTCGGCCTGGAGGCGCTCTCCCGCGGCGCCGTCCACGCGCTGCTCGTCGAGGCCGACGCCCGGGCCGCCCGCACCGTGCGGGAGAACGTCCGCGCGCTCGGCCTGCCCGGGGCCGAGGTACGGGCCGGCCGGGCCGAACAGGTCGTCGCGGGACCGGCCCCCGAGCAGCCGTACGACATCGTCTTCCTGGACCCGCCGTACGCCGTCACGGACGACGATCTTCGGGAGATTCTGCTCACACTCCGCCGTGGGGGCTGGCTCGCCGACGATGCGATCGCCACCGTGGAGCGCAGCACCAGAGGCGGGGAATTCGACTGGCCGCCCGGTTTCGACGCGGTGCGGGCCCGTCGCTACGGCGAGGGCACGCTTTGGTACGGTCGCGCCGCCTCTACGTGCGAAGACGCACCATGA
- a CDS encoding acylphosphatase translates to MNDDARLTAWVRGRVQGVGFRWFTRENAMAIGALRGFALNLDDGRVQVVAEGPRENCHRLLDWLRSADTPGRVDGVTEIWDTPRGGYPDFAIR, encoded by the coding sequence ATGAACGACGATGCGCGCCTCACCGCGTGGGTACGCGGCCGGGTACAGGGAGTGGGCTTCCGCTGGTTCACCAGGGAGAACGCCATGGCCATCGGAGCCCTGCGCGGCTTCGCGCTGAACCTCGACGACGGCCGCGTGCAGGTCGTCGCGGAGGGTCCACGTGAGAATTGCCACCGTCTGCTGGACTGGCTGCGCTCCGCCGACACACCCGGACGCGTCGACGGCGTCACTGAGATCTGGGACACGCCCCGGGGCGGCTATCCGGACTTCGCGATCCGCTGA
- a CDS encoding DAK2 domain-containing protein yields the protein MDAAAVRIWCSLTLQALGREREEIDAINVYPVADGDTGTNLYLTAESAAQAVEAVFAAHETRDGAPSSADAVRAMAHGALIGARGNSGTILAQLLRGMAERLAAGDHLAGALRRAAELAREAVAHPVEGTILTVASAAADAAGESGGEPADVCRAAYAGARAALEATPGQLAVLERAGVVDAGGRGLLAVLGALVEAVCGEAPPAWGTGRTARPLPPDPGPCDTAGPAFEVIYLLEADDGAMTSLRARLDALGDSLVVVGGDGLWNVHVHVDDAGAAVEAGVEAGRPHRIRITHFGADAVPTVREQAQRAVVAVVPGAGLPVLCAEAGATTVPTRPGEPPASGELVDAIRRAHAREVVLLPNDPLLRHTAAAAAEQARAEGVRVALIPTRSPVQGLAALAVHEADRSFDEDVVAMTAAAGATRCAELAVAERQSWTSAGVCQAGDVLGLIDGDVAVIGQDVTATAVSVLDRMLSSGGELVTLVLGDGTPGELAARLESHVREHYLAVDTLTYEGGGAAPLLIGVE from the coding sequence ATGGACGCCGCAGCGGTACGCATCTGGTGTTCGCTGACGCTCCAGGCCCTCGGCAGGGAACGCGAGGAGATCGACGCCATCAACGTCTACCCGGTCGCCGACGGCGACACGGGCACCAACCTCTACCTCACGGCCGAGTCCGCCGCCCAGGCGGTCGAGGCGGTCTTCGCCGCCCACGAGACCCGGGACGGCGCCCCGTCGTCCGCCGACGCGGTCCGCGCGATGGCGCACGGCGCCCTGATCGGCGCCCGCGGCAACTCCGGCACCATCCTGGCCCAGCTCCTGCGGGGCATGGCCGAGCGCCTCGCCGCGGGCGACCACCTCGCGGGAGCGCTGCGCCGGGCCGCCGAACTCGCCCGCGAAGCCGTCGCCCACCCCGTCGAGGGCACCATCCTCACCGTCGCCTCCGCCGCCGCGGACGCCGCCGGCGAGAGCGGCGGGGAGCCCGCCGACGTCTGCCGTGCCGCCTACGCCGGAGCACGCGCCGCCCTGGAGGCCACCCCCGGCCAGCTCGCGGTGCTGGAGCGCGCCGGGGTGGTGGACGCCGGCGGCCGCGGCCTGCTCGCGGTGCTCGGCGCCCTGGTGGAGGCCGTGTGCGGCGAGGCGCCGCCCGCCTGGGGCACGGGGCGGACGGCCAGGCCGCTGCCCCCGGACCCCGGCCCCTGCGACACCGCCGGGCCCGCCTTCGAGGTCATCTACCTGCTGGAGGCCGACGACGGCGCGATGACCTCACTGCGCGCGAGGCTCGACGCGCTCGGCGACTCGCTGGTCGTCGTCGGCGGCGACGGCCTGTGGAACGTGCACGTCCATGTCGACGACGCGGGCGCCGCCGTGGAGGCGGGCGTCGAGGCCGGCCGCCCCCACCGGATCCGGATCACCCACTTCGGCGCCGACGCCGTCCCCACCGTCCGGGAGCAGGCCCAGCGCGCGGTCGTCGCGGTCGTCCCCGGCGCCGGCCTCCCCGTGCTGTGCGCCGAGGCCGGCGCCACCACCGTGCCCACCCGCCCCGGGGAGCCCCCGGCCAGCGGCGAACTGGTCGACGCCATCCGCCGGGCGCACGCCCGCGAGGTGGTGCTGCTGCCCAACGACCCGCTGCTGCGGCACACCGCGGCGGCCGCCGCCGAACAGGCCCGCGCCGAGGGCGTGCGCGTCGCCCTCATCCCGACCCGCTCGCCGGTCCAGGGGCTCGCCGCCCTCGCCGTGCACGAGGCCGACCGCAGCTTCGACGAGGACGTGGTGGCCATGACCGCGGCGGCCGGCGCGACCCGCTGCGCCGAACTGGCCGTGGCGGAACGACAGTCGTGGACCTCCGCGGGCGTGTGCCAGGCCGGCGACGTCCTCGGCCTCATCGACGGGGACGTCGCGGTCATCGGCCAGGACGTCACCGCCACGGCCGTCTCGGTCCTGGACCGGATGCTCTCCTCCGGCGGGGAACTGGTCACCCTGGTCCTCGGCGACGGCACACCCGGGGAGCTGGCCGCCCGGCTGGAGTCCCATGTGCGCGAGCACTACCTCGCGGTCGACACCCTGACCTACGAGGGCGGCGGCGCCGCGCCGCTGCTCATCGGCGTGGAGTAG
- a CDS encoding CAP domain-containing protein — translation MGRHRRSAGAPVPAEHTDGSARRHRGARRKRAGLPVKTGLLGVSAALAVGAVAVTTGLIPGGDTYTIGSSGSDSPAEIRGEGPSRLQTQGGASASPSDEATASPSRTAEPSRSPSKSPSEKPSATPSKKPAEKTERPAKPSPEAKRTTPAPSREKAPAPKPSVERPAPTTEAPSGATAAETAVLRLVNEERAQVGCAPVTASTSLSNLARAHSEDMAARGFFDHTDPDGATPWDRAEKAGVSGLGAENIARGQADAGAVMNAWMQSEGHRANILNCDFTTMGVGVHMGDGGPWWTQNFGY, via the coding sequence ATGGGTCGCCATCGACGCTCAGCGGGCGCCCCCGTCCCCGCGGAGCACACGGACGGGTCGGCACGCCGGCACCGTGGCGCACGCCGGAAGCGGGCGGGCCTGCCCGTGAAGACCGGGCTGCTCGGCGTCTCCGCCGCCCTGGCCGTCGGCGCCGTGGCCGTCACCACCGGACTGATACCGGGCGGTGACACCTACACCATCGGCTCCTCCGGCAGCGACTCCCCCGCGGAGATACGCGGCGAGGGGCCCTCCCGGCTCCAGACCCAGGGCGGGGCGAGCGCCTCCCCCTCCGACGAGGCCACCGCCTCGCCGAGCCGCACGGCCGAGCCCTCGCGGAGCCCGTCGAAGTCCCCCTCGGAGAAGCCCTCGGCGACGCCGTCGAAGAAGCCCGCCGAGAAGACCGAGCGGCCCGCGAAGCCGTCTCCCGAGGCGAAGCGCACCACTCCGGCGCCCTCGCGCGAGAAGGCGCCCGCGCCCAAGCCCTCGGTCGAGCGCCCCGCCCCGACCACCGAGGCCCCCTCGGGCGCCACGGCCGCCGAGACCGCCGTGCTCCGGCTGGTCAACGAGGAGCGCGCGCAGGTCGGCTGCGCGCCGGTCACGGCGAGCACCTCGCTGTCGAACCTGGCCCGCGCCCACTCCGAGGACATGGCGGCCCGAGGCTTCTTCGACCACACCGACCCGGACGGCGCCACCCCGTGGGACCGTGCCGAGAAGGCGGGCGTCTCCGGCCTGGGCGCCGAGAACATCGCCCGCGGCCAGGCGGACGCCGGAGCCGTGATGAACGCCTGGATGCAGAGCGAGGGCCACCGCGCGAACATCCTCAACTGCGACTTCACGACGATGGGGGTCGGTGTCCACATGGGCGACGGCGGCCCGTGGTGGACCCAGAACTTCGGCTACTGA
- a CDS encoding YceD family protein: MSTRLDHRNPLVFDTHELGRRPGALQRLSRTVDAPGPPAVLGIDGVIGVPEGKPVELDLRLESVMEGVLVTGTARASAEGECVRCLEPLRLDVAADFQEMFSYPEADERGRAAEPADGDEDEDVLYLEDGMFDLEPVLRDAVVLALPMQPVCREDCAGLCSECGINLNDNPDHHHDAVDIRWAALQGLAETVQDGEKDNMGGAEAGVDEKQEK, from the coding sequence GTGAGCACGCGCCTCGACCACCGCAACCCTCTCGTGTTCGACACGCACGAGCTGGGACGGCGGCCCGGTGCGCTCCAGCGCCTCTCCCGCACGGTGGACGCACCCGGCCCCCCGGCTGTCCTCGGGATCGACGGGGTCATCGGAGTGCCCGAGGGCAAGCCGGTGGAGCTGGACCTCCGTCTCGAGTCCGTCATGGAAGGGGTCCTCGTCACGGGGACCGCCCGTGCGAGTGCCGAGGGGGAGTGCGTAAGGTGTCTGGAGCCGCTGCGCCTCGATGTCGCCGCGGACTTCCAGGAGATGTTCTCCTACCCCGAAGCCGACGAGCGGGGCCGCGCAGCGGAGCCCGCCGACGGTGACGAGGACGAGGACGTTCTCTATCTCGAGGACGGCATGTTCGACCTCGAGCCCGTGCTGCGTGACGCGGTGGTGCTCGCACTGCCGATGCAGCCGGTGTGCCGGGAGGACTGTGCGGGTCTGTGTTCCGAATGCGGAATCAACCTGAACGACAACCCGGACCACCACCATGACGCCGTCGACATCCGTTGGGCGGCACTGCAAGGACTCGCCGAGACCGTTCAGGACGGCGAGAAGGACAACATGGGCGGCGCCGAAGCGGGCGTCGACGAGAAGCAGGAGAAGTAG
- a CDS encoding SDR family NAD(P)-dependent oxidoreductase produces the protein MTSQNYLSELFGLHGRVALVTGGSSGIGRAIAGALARAGASVVIVARREAELVATVDELTAEGCRAAWVSADLSTRDGVRAAAEEAAAVFGEPDILVNNAGINLRPPMGEVDDEVWDTTMAVNLEAPHLLSRRFGPGMAERGFGRIIHITSQQAHRAFVDSGVYGVSKGGLESLARSQAEAWSPHGVTCNTLVPGFVLTPLNARLQSDTAKIEALAARTMIGRNGVPEDFAGAVVFLAGRGSAYVTGQSIFVDGGFSVH, from the coding sequence ATGACCTCGCAGAACTACCTCTCCGAACTCTTCGGCCTCCACGGCCGGGTCGCCCTGGTCACGGGCGGCAGTTCAGGCATCGGCCGGGCCATCGCCGGCGCCCTCGCCCGCGCCGGCGCGAGCGTGGTGATCGTGGCGCGCAGGGAGGCCGAACTCGTCGCCACCGTGGACGAACTGACGGCCGAGGGCTGCCGGGCCGCCTGGGTGAGCGCCGACCTCAGCACCCGGGACGGGGTGCGCGCGGCGGCCGAGGAGGCGGCCGCGGTCTTCGGCGAGCCCGACATCCTCGTCAACAACGCGGGCATCAACCTGCGTCCGCCCATGGGCGAGGTGGACGACGAGGTGTGGGACACCACGATGGCCGTGAACCTGGAGGCGCCCCATCTGCTGAGCCGGCGTTTCGGACCGGGCATGGCCGAACGCGGCTTCGGACGCATCATCCACATCACCTCCCAGCAGGCGCACCGGGCGTTCGTCGACAGCGGCGTCTACGGCGTCTCCAAGGGCGGCCTCGAATCCCTGGCCCGCTCCCAGGCGGAGGCCTGGTCCCCGCACGGCGTCACCTGCAACACCCTGGTCCCCGGCTTCGTCCTCACCCCGCTCAACGCCCGGCTCCAGTCGGACACCGCGAAGATCGAGGCGCTGGCGGCCCGCACGATGATCGGCCGCAACGGCGTCCCCGAGGACTTCGCCGGCGCGGTCGTCTTCCTCGCCGGCCGCGGCTCCGCCTACGTCACCGGCCAGTCGATCTTCGTCGACGGGGGTTTCTCGGTGCACTGA
- the rnc gene encoding ribonuclease III yields MSELSHAKKTADAVKEVNAASSHTLLEGRLGYQLESALLVRALTHRSYAYENGGLPTNERLEFLGDSVLGLVVTDTLYRTHPDLPEGQLAKLRAAVVNSRALAEVGRGLELGSFIRLGRGEEGTGGRDKASILADTLEAVIGAVYLDQGLEAASELVHRLFDPLIEKSSNLGAGLDWKTSLQELTASEGLGVPEYLVTETGPDHEKTFTAAARVGGVSYGTGTGRSKKEAEQQAAESAWREIRAAADERAKAVADGTATDEAPGEEAADTSAASVPTDRASA; encoded by the coding sequence ATGTCTGAACTGTCCCATGCCAAGAAGACGGCAGACGCAGTGAAGGAAGTCAACGCAGCCTCGTCCCACACGCTTCTGGAAGGGCGGCTCGGCTACCAGCTCGAGTCCGCCCTTCTGGTGCGTGCGCTGACCCACCGCTCGTACGCGTACGAGAACGGCGGTCTGCCCACCAACGAGCGTCTGGAGTTCCTCGGGGACTCCGTGCTCGGCCTGGTGGTCACCGACACGCTGTACCGCACCCACCCCGACCTGCCCGAGGGCCAGCTGGCCAAGCTGCGGGCCGCGGTGGTCAACTCGCGTGCGCTGGCGGAGGTCGGCCGCGGCCTCGAACTCGGCTCGTTCATCCGGCTCGGCCGGGGTGAAGAGGGCACGGGCGGCCGGGACAAGGCGTCCATCCTCGCCGACACCCTGGAAGCGGTGATCGGCGCGGTCTATCTCGACCAGGGCCTCGAAGCGGCGTCCGAGCTGGTCCACCGGCTCTTCGACCCGCTGATCGAGAAGTCCTCCAACCTCGGTGCGGGCCTGGACTGGAAGACCAGTCTCCAGGAGCTCACCGCCTCCGAGGGGCTGGGTGTGCCGGAGTATCTCGTCACCGAGACCGGACCCGACCACGAGAAGACCTTCACCGCTGCTGCCCGCGTCGGTGGTGTCTCGTACGGCACCGGCACCGGCCGCAGCAAGAAGGAAGCGGAACAGCAGGCTGCCGAGTCCGCGTGGCGGGAGATCCGTGCCGCCGCGGACGAGCGCGCCAAGGCGGTCGCCGACGGCACCGCCACGGACGAGGCACCGGGCGAAGAGGCCGCCGACACCTCTGCCGCCTCCGTGCCGACGGACCGGGCGTCAGCCTGA
- the mutM gene encoding bifunctional DNA-formamidopyrimidine glycosylase/DNA-(apurinic or apyrimidinic site) lyase has product MPELPEVEVVRRGLAAWVAGRTIAEVEVLHPRAVRRHLAGGEDFAARLRSHRIADARRRGKYLWLPLGDTGSSVLAHLGMSGQLLVQPPDAPDEKHLRIRLRFDDALGTELRFVDQRTFGGLSVHDNTPDGLPDVIAHIARDPLDPLFDDEAFHRALRARRTTVKRALLDQSLISGVGNIYADEALWRSRLHYDRPTAGLTRPRSAELLGHVREVMTAALAVGGTTFDSLYVNVNGESGYFDRSLDAYGREGEPCRRCATVMRRRSWMNRSSYFCPRCQRAPRPAA; this is encoded by the coding sequence GTGCCCGAGCTGCCCGAGGTCGAAGTCGTCCGCCGCGGTCTGGCCGCCTGGGTCGCCGGACGCACGATCGCCGAGGTCGAGGTGCTGCATCCGCGCGCCGTCCGCCGCCACCTCGCGGGCGGCGAGGACTTCGCCGCCCGGCTGCGGTCCCACCGGATCGCGGACGCCCGCCGACGCGGCAAGTACCTCTGGCTCCCGCTGGGTGACACCGGCAGTTCCGTCCTCGCCCACCTCGGCATGAGCGGGCAGCTCCTGGTGCAGCCGCCGGACGCCCCCGACGAGAAGCACCTGCGGATCCGCCTCCGCTTCGACGACGCCCTCGGCACCGAACTGCGCTTCGTCGACCAGCGCACCTTCGGCGGCCTGTCGGTGCACGACAACACCCCCGACGGCCTGCCCGACGTCATCGCGCACATCGCCCGCGACCCGCTCGACCCGCTCTTCGACGACGAGGCCTTCCACCGCGCGCTGCGCGCCCGCCGGACGACCGTCAAGCGCGCCCTCCTCGACCAGTCCCTCATCAGCGGCGTCGGCAACATCTACGCGGACGAGGCGCTGTGGCGCTCCCGGCTCCACTACGACCGCCCGACCGCCGGCCTCACCCGGCCCCGCTCCGCCGAACTGCTCGGCCATGTGCGCGAGGTGATGACCGCCGCGCTGGCCGTGGGCGGCACCACCTTCGACAGCCTGTACGTCAACGTCAACGGCGAGTCCGGCTACTTCGACCGTTCGCTGGACGCCTACGGACGCGAGGGCGAGCCCTGCCGGCGCTGCGCCACGGTGATGCGGCGCCGCTCCTGGATGAACCGCTCCAGCTACTTCTGCCCGCGCTGCCAGCGCGCCCCGCGTCCCGCCGCCTGA
- the coaD gene encoding pantetheine-phosphate adenylyltransferase, with amino-acid sequence MRRAVCPGSFDPITNGHLDIIARASKLYDVVHVAVMINQSKQGLFTVDERMALIREVTSDYGNVVVESHHGLLVDFCKERDIPAIVKGLRAVSDFDYELQMAQMNNGLSGVETLFVPTNPTYSFLSSSLVKEVAAWGGDVSHLLPEPVHRALVERLGSRG; translated from the coding sequence TTGCGCCGCGCAGTCTGTCCGGGGTCGTTCGACCCCATCACCAACGGACACCTCGACATCATCGCCCGCGCCTCCAAGCTGTACGACGTCGTACACGTCGCGGTGATGATCAATCAGTCCAAGCAGGGCCTGTTCACGGTGGACGAGCGCATGGCGCTCATCCGGGAGGTGACGAGCGACTACGGCAACGTCGTCGTGGAGTCCCACCACGGCCTGCTCGTGGACTTCTGCAAGGAGCGCGACATCCCCGCCATCGTCAAGGGGCTGCGGGCCGTCAGCGACTTCGACTACGAACTCCAGATGGCCCAGATGAACAACGGGCTGTCCGGCGTCGAGACGCTCTTCGTCCCGACGAACCCGACGTACAGCTTCCTCTCCTCCAGCCTGGTGAAGGAGGTCGCGGCCTGGGGCGGCGACGTCTCCCACCTGCTGCCCGAGCCGGTGCACCGGGCCCTGGTCGAGCGGCTCGGCTCGCGGGGCTGA
- a CDS encoding DivIVA domain-containing protein codes for MDVQKKLDEIVETVASARSMPMSASCVVNRAELLALLEEVREALPGSLAQAQELIGGREQMVEQARQEAERIISSAHAERGSLVSDTQVARQSRDEADRILADARREAEEIRSEADDYVDSKLANFEVVLTKTIGSVDRGREKLLGRGPGLDEQGYADEDAPEHSSDPRTLIARADDYVDAKLGAFEAVLSKTLDAVGRGRQKLHGRIASDDLGAHMAAQDAAGGQVHTSDADYLAGLAEIAEAPQPDRQEPYAAQPDRQEPYTPQPERQEPYAPYPAAPAAEPAIPAQHDPYAAGYGQQQDVYAGYGQQDPYASQGTYGGQQDYGQQGYGQGYGQADPYAYPPPPRQDPGAHQQSQQGAALDETSLFDTSMIDMEQLRRYEQGR; via the coding sequence GTGGATGTGCAGAAGAAGCTCGACGAGATCGTCGAGACGGTCGCGAGCGCCCGGTCGATGCCCATGTCGGCCTCCTGCGTGGTCAACCGTGCCGAGCTGCTCGCCCTGCTGGAAGAGGTGCGCGAGGCGCTGCCCGGATCGCTCGCCCAGGCGCAGGAGCTCATCGGCGGCCGTGAGCAGATGGTGGAGCAGGCCCGGCAGGAGGCCGAGCGGATCATCTCCTCCGCCCACGCCGAGCGCGGCTCCCTCGTCTCGGACACCCAGGTCGCCCGCCAGTCCCGGGACGAGGCGGACCGCATCCTCGCCGACGCCCGCCGGGAGGCCGAGGAGATCCGCTCCGAGGCGGACGACTACGTCGACTCCAAGCTCGCGAACTTCGAGGTCGTCCTCACCAAGACCATCGGCTCCGTCGACCGGGGCCGCGAGAAGCTCCTCGGCCGGGGCCCCGGCCTCGACGAGCAGGGCTACGCCGACGAGGACGCCCCCGAGCACAGCAGCGACCCGCGGACGCTCATCGCGCGTGCCGACGACTACGTCGACGCCAAGCTCGGCGCCTTCGAGGCCGTCCTGTCCAAGACGCTGGACGCCGTGGGCCGCGGCCGGCAGAAGCTGCACGGCCGGATCGCCTCCGACGACCTGGGCGCCCACATGGCCGCGCAGGACGCCGCCGGAGGCCAGGTGCACACCAGCGACGCCGACTACCTGGCCGGCCTCGCCGAGATCGCCGAGGCGCCGCAGCCGGATCGGCAGGAGCCGTACGCGGCCCAGCCGGATCGGCAGGAGCCGTACACGCCGCAGCCCGAGCGGCAGGAGCCGTACGCGCCCTATCCGGCAGCCCCGGCCGCCGAGCCGGCGATCCCCGCCCAGCACGACCCCTACGCGGCGGGCTACGGACAGCAGCAGGACGTCTACGCCGGGTACGGGCAGCAGGACCCGTACGCGTCACAGGGCACCTACGGCGGACAGCAGGACTACGGACAGCAGGGTTACGGGCAGGGCTACGGCCAGGCCGACCCGTACGCGTACCCGCCGCCGCCCCGGCAGGACCCGGGCGCCCACCAGCAGTCGCAGCAGGGCGCGGCACTCGACGAGACCAGCCTCTTCGACACGAGCATGATCGACATGGAGCAGCTGCGCCGCTACGAACAGGGCCGCTGA